From the genome of Nocardia sp. NBC_01503, one region includes:
- a CDS encoding V-type ATP synthase subunit D: MTALRIPPGRAGRLWLRRRLDLAERGVALLDRKLALLEPEARRRTVLRDDTAREWEAACAHARTWQLRAALLGGRRAPRSVAVPAADITVRTAAIAGVRYPCGVDCRLPQNLPNNPDESATLLSARAAHREALSAAATHAAARAAAHALERELAATRIRVRALRHHRIPALRTALAQLEFALEEQERADLVRLTWAGRKPAASDSSREREVAATESIQSEYEQGQADQRQGQHRRVGDALHGNPRQGMER, encoded by the coding sequence ATGACCGCACTGCGTATTCCGCCCGGGCGCGCCGGACGACTCTGGCTCCGCAGGCGACTCGACCTCGCCGAACGCGGTGTCGCGCTGCTGGACCGCAAGCTGGCCCTGCTCGAACCCGAGGCCCGCCGCCGCACGGTATTGCGCGATGACACCGCCCGCGAATGGGAAGCGGCCTGCGCGCATGCGCGCACCTGGCAATTGCGTGCGGCGCTGCTCGGCGGCCGACGCGCACCGCGGTCCGTCGCGGTTCCGGCCGCGGACATCACCGTGCGCACCGCGGCAATCGCCGGAGTGCGATACCCCTGCGGCGTGGATTGCCGTCTCCCCCAGAACCTTCCGAACAATCCGGACGAGAGCGCCACCCTCCTGTCCGCCCGCGCTGCCCACCGCGAAGCCCTCTCCGCCGCGGCCACCCATGCCGCCGCCCGGGCCGCGGCCCACGCACTCGAGCGCGAACTCGCCGCCACCCGCATCCGAGTCCGAGCTCTGCGCCACCATCGCATCCCGGCCCTGCGCACCGCGCTGGCTCAACTCGAATTCGCGCTGGAGGAACAGGAACGCGCCGACCTGGTTCGACTCACCTGGGCGGGGAGGAAGCCCGCCGCGTCCGACTCCTCACGCGAGCGCGAGGTCGCGGCGACGGAATCGATACAGTCCGAATACGAACAGGGCCAGGCCGATCAGCGTCAAGGCCAGCACCGGCGGGTAGGCGACGCGCTGCATGGGAACCCGCGCCAGGGCATGGAACGGTGA